In Populus nigra chromosome 10, ddPopNigr1.1, whole genome shotgun sequence, the following proteins share a genomic window:
- the LOC133704266 gene encoding probable protein phosphatase 2C 42, translating to MLQALMNLFSSCLKPFGHGRRSSNSDSKLESFVGVSKEGKDGLLWYRDVGRYWSGEFSMAVVQANQVIEDQSQIESGPFGTFVGVYDGHGGPEAARFVCDHLFRHFQAISAETHGVVTSETIQRAFCATEEGFTNLVSELWSSRPQMATVGSCCLVGVIYQQTLFVANLGDSRVVLGKKVGNTGGIAAIQLSTEHNANLEVIRHELKNLHPNDPQIVVLKHGVWRVKGIIQVSRSIGDVYMKHARFNREPINAKFRLPEPMDKSILSANPTIISHPLHPNDSFLVFASDGLWEHLSNEKVVDIVHSNPCAGSAKRLVKAALQEAARKREMRYSDLQKIDKKVRRHFHDDITVIVLFLNHDLISKSKSAVQTPPVSIRSAN from the exons ATGCTTCAGGCATTGATGAATCTGTTTTCTTCATGTCTTAAGCCATTTGGGCATGGTAGAAGGAGTAGTAACAGTGATTCAAAGCTTGAGTCATTTGTCGGTGTTAGCAAAGAAGGGAAAGATGGTTTGCTTTGGTATAGAGACGTTGGAAGATACTGGTCTGGTGAATTTTCAATGGCTGTTGTTCAAGCTAATCAAGTAATTGAAGACCAAAGCCAGATTGAGTCTGGACCTTTTGGAACTTTTGTTGGTGTTTATGATGGTCACGGTGGACCTGAAGCTGCACGTTTCGTCTGTGATCACTTGTTCAGGCACTTTCAAG CCATTTCAGCAGAGACACATGGTGTTGTGACAAGCGAGACCATCCAAAGAGCTTTCTGTGCAACAGAGGAAGGGTTTACCAATCTCGTGTCAGAGTTATGGAGCAGTCGTCCTCAAATGGCAACAGTTGGATCATGCTGTTTAGTTGGAGTGATATATCAGCAGACCCTCTTTGTAGCAAACCTGGGAGATTCCCGTGTTGTACTGGGCAAGAAAGTCGGCAACACTGGAGGTATTGCTGCAATACAATTATCAACTGAGCATAATGCAAACCTTGAGGTCATCAGGCATGAACTCAAGAACTTACATCCAAATGATCCCCAGATTGTTGTTCTTAAGCATGGAGTTTGGAGAGTAAAGGGGATTATTCAG GTTTCTAGATCCATAGGAGATGTGTATATGAAACATGCACGATTCAACAGGGAACCAATTAATGCCAAGTTCAGACTTCCTGAACCAATGGACAAGTCAATCTTGAGTGCCAATCCAACAATCATTTCACATCCTCTCCATCCAAATGATTCGTTCCTTGTATTTGCATCTGATGGTCTTTGGGAACACTTGAGTAATGAAAAAGTAGTGGATATTGTCCACAGTAATCCATGTGCA GGAAGTGCCAAGAGGCTTGTCAAGGCCGCCTTACAAGAAGCGGctagaaaaagagaaatgagaTATTCAGATCTACAGAAGATTGACAAGAAGGTTCGACGACACTTTCATGACGATATAACTGTAATTGTTTTATTCTTAAACCATGATCTTATATCCAAATCCAAAAGCGCTGTGCAAACACCGCCGGTTTCCATCCGAAGCGCTAATTAA